In Halopiger aswanensis, the DNA window TCTCGACGAGTTTGTCGATCTCGTCTAACATGATGACGACCACCCGCTCGTCGTAATCGACGGCGTCGAAGAAGACGTTGTAGACGCGGTCGGTCGGCCAGCCGGTCATCGGGACGTCCTCGAACGAGTCCTTGTCCTCCTCGAGCGAGTCGATTCGGTCCTCGATCTCGGTTACGGAGTCGAACGGAGTCGATGCGAGGGGGTGAGACGGTTCGGCGTCGCCATCGGCCGTGGCACCGGACTCTCCCGCGGTGTCGCCATCCGAATACCCCTCCGTTTCAACTGGAAATTCGCTTGACGTGTCACGATTATCGTCTCCAGTCGAAACGTCGGATTCAGATGCGTCGGCGAATTCGTCCGGATAGTCGAAATGCTCCGACCCATCGGCGGACGGGGCCGCTCCGTCCTCGTACTCCTCGACGGCCTCGAGCAGGTCCTCGAGCGAGTCGATTCGTTCGTCGATCCGCTCTTTGTTCTTCTCGATGAATTTGTTCGCGAGTTGCGCGAGCACGCGATACTGCGTGTCCGTTACCTCGCAGTTGATGTACTCGACGTCGCAGGGGACGCTGTACTTCTGGGAGGTGCTCTCGAGTTCCTTGCTGACGAACTTCGCGCTGGCGGTCTTGCCGGTTCCCGTTTTGCCGTAGATGAGGATGTTAGACGGCGTCTCGCCACGAAGTGCGGCGACCAGGATCGTCGCCATCTTGTTGATCTGGTCGCTCCGGTGGGGGAGTTCGTGGGGCGTGTAGGACGGTCGAAGGACCTCCTTGTTCTCGAAGATCGGTTCGCCGCTCAGCAGGTCGTCGAACAGCCCCTGTTTGGGTTCGTCGTCGCCGAGCTCGGTATCGCCGAAGTCCGTCGAAAACCCGTGCGTATCGTCGCCCTCGACGTCGTTCGAGCCCGTGAATTCAGTATCGTCATCTGACATCCGTCGTACAGTCACCCCCTTGTTTCAGGTGGAAATCCGAACCCGAGATCAGGAATTTAGTGAGGTAGACGGGCCGTAGGTAGCCATCTACTATTCCAGCAACCCGGTCCGGGTCCAGTTGATGCAAACGAAACAGAGGAAGACCGTTGTATTAAATTCTTCCCTTCGATTCACGGCGGTAATCGAGACTGGACTCGCTTCCGGTGTCATAGTCCGGGATTAGGATGTCCCGCTGCTGTGCCTGCGTGGCTAATAGTAGATTATTGATTAGGTGGGCGGTGAATGTTCCAGCACATCGTTCTGGAAGCCGAGGGACTGGACGATATGCTATCGTCGAACAGTGTCCGGAAAGAGAGGACAGGTTTCTGATAGATACTGCGGCGTGATATCGTGGACCGTGATCAACTCGAGAGATCGGTGGCGATCGCCGGAAGCCCCCCACCCCTTCGTTTCGGGTGGAACTGTCTGAAGAGGGGGTGGGAGGGGAGCGGGTGCCTCTAGAAGGGGAAGCTTTAGGTCGGTGGCTGGAAAACAATATCCGAACGACTAGCAAATATAGAGTTTTACTAGGGATGTTGTAGTCTGTTACTAGTTACAACTAGATTCTCTGTCTAGAGCGCCTCGAGTTACTAGAACCGCCGATTCCATCCGATTCCGTCCGGAGACGTCCTCTCTTTTCGGTTCGCCTCGAAAGAAAGGGGTTCGTTCGACCGGTCGAGCTGTTCCAGACCACCACTCCTTCGACACTCTCCAGTTGAAACGAAGGGGTGGGGGAGCACGGCCGAATCGGGTTAACACTTCCCGTGAGACTTCATACCTATCTGGATATTGGGAGACATACTTTCACATCCTTCCTGATAACTCACTATTGTTGGTTTATGGATATGTCTGACATAAGCTTAAGTGAATTCAGTCAGTAGTACGCTCAGATGCACCCCGCGGTGCTGGAGGGCCCTACAGATGGGACTGTTCACAGAACTCAAAGATAGTATCTCTCGGGTTACGGACCGCCTGTTCTCAGAACAGGAACCCAAACGTATCGGTATCTACGGTCCGCCGAACGCCGGCAAGACGACGCTCGCAAACCGAATCGCACGGGACTGGACCGGTGACGCCGTCGGTACGGAAAGTCACGTTCCACACGAAACGCGACGCGCACGCAGGAAAGAAAACGTCGAGATCGAGCGCGACGGGAAGAAGGTGACCATCGACATCGTCGACACGCCCGGCGTGACGACGAAGGTCGACTACGAGGAGTTCACCGACGAGATGGACGAAGACGACGCGATCCGTCGCTCCCGCGAGGCCACGGAGGGCGTCGCCGAAGCCATGCACTGGCTTCGCGAGGACGTCGACGGCGTCATCTACGTCTTGGATAGCGCCGAGGATCCGATCACGCAGGTCAACACGATGTTGATCGGCATTATCGAATCCCGCGATCTCCCCGTTCTTATCTTCGCCAACAAGATCGACCTCGACGAGTCGAGCGTCAAGCGTATCGAGGACGCCTTCCCGCAGCACAAGACGATCCCGCTGTCGGCGAAGGAAGGCGACAACATGGACGAAGTCTACGACAATATCGCGGAGTACTTCGGGTGAGTTGCCATGCCTAAAGCAACCAACACCGACGACGCTGACGGTCCCGACGACGGCGTCCAGATCGACCTGATCAGCGGCGAGCGCATGCAGGATATGGCGACGATGGAGAAGATCCGGATGATCTTGGACGGCGTTCACGACGGGAACATCGTCATCCTCGAGGAGGGACTGACCCCCGACGAGGAGAGTCGGCTCATCGAGGTCACGATGTCCGAGATCAGTCCGGACGAGTTCAACGGGATCGAGATCGAAACGTATCCGAAGTCGGGGACGCGCGACTCCTCGCTGCTCGGCCGGATCATGGGCGGCGACGAGCCGGACGCGAAGCTGACGGTGATCGGACCGGCCAACCAGATCGAAACGCTGCACAAGGACGAAACGCTGATCAGCGCGCTCGTGTCTCGAAACTAAAATGCCACACCAATGTACGAACTGCGGCCGCACGTTCCCCGACGGCTCCAAGGAGATGCTGTCGGGGTGTCCCGACTGCGGCGGGAACAAGTTCCAGTTTACGCCGTCGGGATCCGGGTCGGGAACGGGATCGGGATCCAGCGGCGGATCGGCCGCAGCCGGGTCGTCCGACGCGGCCGCCGGTTCCGCGTCCGCCTCGAGCGCCGCGGACGGTCCTGATGCCGGCTCCGGTCACGACGCCGCGCCGGAGACCGACGACGAGAGCGTCGCCTCGCGAGCCGCAGACACAGTACGAGACCTGATGTCGCCGGATTCGGCGTCTGCAGCCGACTCGCGTTCGACCCCTAACACGGGCGCCGAGACGGGGTCGGGGACGGAGGCGGAACCGGACGAGATGGCCTCCGAACGATCGTGGCCGAAAACAGCAACCGAAGACGCACGCGGCGGCGCCGATGACGCATCGGACGAACCGGAGGGGTTCACGGAGTGGCCCGAGACGGCGCGCCGACCCGAAGACCGGGACGGCAACGCGGGGACCGCCCCCGCGGACACCGAGTCCGAGGACTCGAGCGTCGACCGGCGAAAGCCGACCGCGACGCTCGCCGACAGCGAGAACACCGCCCAGGCCGACGCGCGAAGCGACGTCGTCTCCTCGACGGAACTCCCCTCGCACACCGACCGTGACGATCTTCGCAACCGGACCGCGTCCCAGTCCGTCGACTCGAGCGCGACCGACCGCAATTCCGACGCCGATTCCGGCACCGCGGACACCAGCGAGTCCGGCGCGTCCGTCGATGCAAGCGCGTCCACTGATTCGACGGCCGTTCCTGACTCCAACACGGACTCGGCGGTCGAACCCGCCGTCGACGAACCGACTGCCGGCGATACGGTCGCGGAGGCTGGCTCCGGTTCTGATTCCAGCGGCGACGACCAGCCGCCGTCTCACGGCCGGGTCGTCAGCGAACCCTCCGGCGACGAACCGTCGATGGAGGAGCTTCGCGAGGAGCTGAACAAGCAGTTCGAGAGCATCAAGATCGTCAGCCCCGGACAGTACGAACTCAACCTGATGGAGCTGTACAACCGCGAGGAGTACATCATCTCCCTGCAGGAGGACGGTCGATACGTGATCGACGTCCCCGATTCGTGGCGCGAGGCCGACGAGTAACGGTTCTCTCGATCGATTCTACCGCCGACCGGTACCGACGCCGAGACAGATGGATTTAAGCGACGGGCGTGATAGCTCTCGACTATGAGCACCGCAACCAAGGTCGTCCTCACTACGGTCGGTATCTCGGCACTGCTTGCAATCCTGCTGGTCTTCCAGACCGTCCTCGCCTGAGCCGAGCCCCGATGTTCGAGGCTCGCGAACTCTCGCCGCCGGTCGAGGCCGTTCGAGAGTCCCAGGCACCCGAAACGAAGGTCTTCGACTGCGAGCGCGATTTCGAGACGCTCCCGCCGGCGCTGGCCGAGGATCTGGGCCTCGTCGTCGACGCGCTCGAGCCGGCGACGTATCCCGCGTCGTGGCTCCCCGACGACGCACCGACGCTGCTGGCCCGGTACGCGAGCTCGGATCTGACCATCGGCATGCCGGGCGACGGAAGCATCGTCTGGACGCGCCAGACCGAGCCGCCGGTCGTGCTGGTCAAGCCGCGCGTCGAGGGGACGCCCGAGCCGTTCCTGAACTTCCTGCTCGCGGAGGCGTTCGTCGAACTGGGACTCGGGGTGCCCGAACACTTCATCGGCTTCTTCGAGGACACCTACTCGGATCTCGATCGGGCGGTCGACCTCGACCCGAACGGGACCTACCAGGTCGCCGCGGCGCTGTTCGACGGCTGGGTCGGACTCCAGACCCGCGAGGTCTTCGCGGACTGGCACGCGGAGAACCCCGACCTCGCCGACGCGTGGCAGGACGCGGGCACGCGCCTCGAGGATCGGGTCTCGGAACTGCCGCGTGCGGTCGCCCGCGGCGAGACGGACTTCGCGGACGCGACGGAACTGGCGTGTGCGGCGATCAAACACGCGATCGAACTGCCGGCGCCGTTCGCCGCGCTCGATACGGACGCCTACCGCGACCACGGTCCCGAGTACGCGGTTCGGTGGGCCGAGAAGACGTTCGACTCGCTCGCGGAGTAGGCCTCGAGCCTCGAGTCTCGAGGGTCGTCGGCCGACCGTGAACAACGTTTACTACCCCCGCCACGTAGCCCCGGCTATGCGGGGGAGAGATACGGTACCACGGCGCACGGTTGTCGGCCTGGTGGGGTCCACGGCGGCGGCCGCTGCGGGCTGTCTCGGCCAGCGGGACGAGTCGGTCGACGACGCCGGCGAGGCTGAACTCGCCTCCGACGAGGATGCGGGCGCGAACGAAACCCCATCGACCGACTGGGAATCGATCGACGAAATACGCCTCGAGACCGACATCACGGTCTGGACGGGCGCCGAGCCGGCGGGAATTGCGGGCGAGTCGAATCCGACGCTCGTGCTCGTCGCCGGTCGGGAGTACGCGATCACGTGGGAGAATACGGACGGGTTCCGGCACAACCTCGAACTCCGGGACGGGGACGATGCGGTCGTGGACGGCTACGCGACCGAGTCGGCGGCGACCGAGGGAGCGACCCGGACCCTCACGTTCGAGGCGACGCCGGCGATGGCGGCGTACGTCTGCGAACCGCACGAACCGACGATGCGCGGCGACCTCGAGATTCGCGAGGCGTAACAGTTGCCGGCGGATTGTTTTTCGAGTGGGTATCGTTGCTCTGTGGGCTGCCGAGAACTGAGAACGGAACCGAGAGACGCGAGACCGCGGACCTAGAAGTCGGCGTCGATGCTGCCGTCCTCGTCCAGATCGATCACGCCCTCGAACAGCGAGCGGAACTGATCGACGATTTCGGGATCGTGGGGTTCCTCGGAGACGTGGAAGAGACCGACTGCGTCGTACTCCTCGAGCAGATCGAGGATCCGTTCGACCGCCTCGATCGCCGCCTCGTCGCCGGCGTAGTAGGCGAGTTCGGTGACGGAGTCGAAACTGAGGCGGAGTTTGCCGTCGTTGTCGGCGAGGAAGCTCTCGATCTGGTTGACGATACCGTCGATATCGTCGGGCGCGGCGACGTAGTGGACGGCGTCGCTCTTGCGACGGGAGTAGCCGCGTTCGATAGAGAGCGTGTCGAGGATCTCGGCGCACTCCTCGTCGACGTCGTAGTACTCGAGTTTCTGTCTGACTTCGCGGGCCGTCGTTCGCGTGGAGATGACGAGGAAGTGGTCCGTGTCGGTTTTGAGAAAGTCGGTGTCGATGCGGTCCGTCTCGCCGGTGCTCGGGTGGAGTAAGAGAATTCCCGTCCCACCCGTAATCGTCTCCGGCGTCCCGTCGATCTCGAGCGTGTACTCCATTCTGGCGTCAACAACTTTCGGGACCGACTTAATAGTGCGGATGTGTCGGCCGCGCCGGTGCTTGGTGGTTCGCTAGCGGTCGAGACGCGACGCGCGATCACCGTACTCTCGACTCGAGGAGCCGGTCTCCGAAGCAAGGGGACGAGAGGTCGAGGCAGCGAGTGCTGTCCGTTCGACCGAGAGCCGATGCCCACGGTGTGTCGGTCGACCGCAACCTCTCCACCCATCTATTTTTAGGCCACCCTAAAGAAGCTGTCGGTCGGTCCGCCAGTACAGTCCAGTCCGGTCGGCGCAGTGTGGACGTGACGCTGCGTTCATGCTCCGAACCGTCCCGTGGGGATCAAGCCCACCGTTTCGACTCGAGTCGCTCCCAGCGTCGAAAGCCGAACGGGTTTTGGCCGCGGAGACGGACTATCGCGTATGAGCGTACGCGAGGAGTTCGACGCGTGGGCAACGAGCGGCCGCGACCGCGGCATGGAGGAGCGCCACTGGCACACCGCCAAGCACGCGCTCGCGCGGATGCCGGTCGAACCCGGCGACACCGTGCTCGATCTCGGCTGCGGCAGCGGGTACGCCGGCCGCGCCCTGCGGGACAACAAGGACGCGGGCCGGGTCTACGGCCTCGACGGCTCGCCGGAGATGGCGCGCAACGCCGCCAGCTATACCGACGACCCCGAGGTCGGGTACCTCGTCGGCGACTTCGACTCGCTTCCCTTCGCGGACGACTCGATCGACCACATTTGGAGCATGGAGGCCTTCTACTACGCCGCCGATCCGCACAACACGCTCCGGGAGGTCGCCCGGATTCTCCGCCCCGGCGGCACCTTCTACTGCGCCGTCAACTACTACGAGGAAAACGTCCACTCCCACGAGTGGCAGGAGAACATCTCCGTCGAGATGACCCGCTGGGACCGCGGGCAGTACCGCGAAGCCTTCCGCGAGGCCGGCCTCCACGTCGCCGAGCAGGACAACATTCCCGACCGCGAAATCACGATCCCCAGCGAGGCCGAGTTCCCGACCGAAGACTGGAACACCCGCGACGACATGGTCGAGCGCTACCGCGAGTACGGGACGCTGCTGACCGTCGGCGTCGCGCCCTAATCTCGTCGCGACACGCGCTTCCTTCTCCTCTCGAGTTCGGTTTCGCGTCGCCCCTCGAGTTCGACTCGAGTACGGACGGTTCCAGCGCTAACCCCTTGGCTTCGACTCGAATCGCCGCGTTACCGGTCTGTGACCCGGCTTTCCCGCCCGTTGTTCGACCCGAAACGCTCCGATGGTACTCTGAACTCCGGCTGTAACTGACTATTCGAACCGTTCGCCCGCCGCGATCGCCACCTCGAGCCAGTTCTCTTCGGGCGGCAGCGGGCAGTCGAAGGTCTCGCTGTAGGCGCAGAAGGGGGTGTACGCGAGGTTGAAATCGAGGACGATCTCGTCGCCCGTCTCGAGGTCCCGATCCGGCGCCAGTTCCATGTACCGACCGCCCTCGTAGCTCTGCTGGCCGGTCGTCTTGTCCCGGAACGGGATGAACAACTGCTCCTCGTTCGGGTTCTCGAGTCGGTAGGCCGCCAGCTCGTAGGTGCCGTCGGCGAGGTCCTCGTCGTCGCGCGCTAAGTCGAACTCGAGGGTCGCCACGCGGAGGTAGCGCATCTCGCGGCCCGCGGTGGTGTCCATGCGGACGACCTCGGGGTCGTCGTGGACCGTCGCGGTCGCGGTGACGCGGTAGTCCGGATCCGGCTCGAAGTAGTCGAGCCCGTCGAAGTCGTCGCGTTCGTCCGGCGGAATCGGCGACTGCGGGTGCTCGGCGAAGAACTCGTCCTTCTCGGCGCGTTTCGACTCGAGTTCGTCGCGCCACTGGTCGACGTCGACGTCGAACGAATCGCTCATACTCCCCGTAGCCGCCCGGAACGGGAATGGGTTGCGTTTCGATCGACGCGCTGTCGCAAACTGCAGGGTAAAAACGAGGGTCGT includes these proteins:
- a CDS encoding Cdc6/Cdc18 family protein; this encodes MSDDDTEFTGSNDVEGDDTHGFSTDFGDTELGDDEPKQGLFDDLLSGEPIFENKEVLRPSYTPHELPHRSDQINKMATILVAALRGETPSNILIYGKTGTGKTASAKFVSKELESTSQKYSVPCDVEYINCEVTDTQYRVLAQLANKFIEKNKERIDERIDSLEDLLEAVEEYEDGAAPSADGSEHFDYPDEFADASESDVSTGDDNRDTSSEFPVETEGYSDGDTAGESGATADGDAEPSHPLASTPFDSVTEIEDRIDSLEEDKDSFEDVPMTGWPTDRVYNVFFDAVDYDERVVVIMLDEIDKLVEKSGDDTLYNLSRMNSELENSRVSIIGISNDLKFTDFLDPRVKSSLGEEEIVFPPYDANQLRDILEHRSDVAFKDGALSEDVIPLCAAFAAQEHGDARRALDLLRTAGELAERSQAETIVEEHVRQAQDKIELDRVVEVVRTLPTQSKLVLFAIILLEKNGVHSINTGEVFNIYKRLCEEIDADVLTQRRVTDLISELDMLGIVNAVVVSKGRYGRTKEISLSVPLEETEAVLLSDSRLSDIDDIQPFVQARFEN
- a CDS encoding Era-like GTP-binding protein, with translation MGLFTELKDSISRVTDRLFSEQEPKRIGIYGPPNAGKTTLANRIARDWTGDAVGTESHVPHETRRARRKENVEIERDGKKVTIDIVDTPGVTTKVDYEEFTDEMDEDDAIRRSREATEGVAEAMHWLREDVDGVIYVLDSAEDPITQVNTMLIGIIESRDLPVLIFANKIDLDESSVKRIEDAFPQHKTIPLSAKEGDNMDEVYDNIAEYFG
- a CDS encoding DUF2073 domain-containing protein, whose translation is MPKATNTDDADGPDDGVQIDLISGERMQDMATMEKIRMILDGVHDGNIVILEEGLTPDEESRLIEVTMSEISPDEFNGIEIETYPKSGTRDSSLLGRIMGGDEPDAKLTVIGPANQIETLHKDETLISALVSRN
- a CDS encoding OapC/ArvC family zinc-ribbon domain-containing protein, giving the protein MPHQCTNCGRTFPDGSKEMLSGCPDCGGNKFQFTPSGSGSGTGSGSSGGSAAAGSSDAAAGSASASSAADGPDAGSGHDAAPETDDESVASRAADTVRDLMSPDSASAADSRSTPNTGAETGSGTEAEPDEMASERSWPKTATEDARGGADDASDEPEGFTEWPETARRPEDRDGNAGTAPADTESEDSSVDRRKPTATLADSENTAQADARSDVVSSTELPSHTDRDDLRNRTASQSVDSSATDRNSDADSGTADTSESGASVDASASTDSTAVPDSNTDSAVEPAVDEPTAGDTVAEAGSGSDSSGDDQPPSHGRVVSEPSGDEPSMEELREELNKQFESIKIVSPGQYELNLMELYNREEYIISLQEDGRYVIDVPDSWREADE
- a CDS encoding DUF7089 family protein, yielding MFEARELSPPVEAVRESQAPETKVFDCERDFETLPPALAEDLGLVVDALEPATYPASWLPDDAPTLLARYASSDLTIGMPGDGSIVWTRQTEPPVVLVKPRVEGTPEPFLNFLLAEAFVELGLGVPEHFIGFFEDTYSDLDRAVDLDPNGTYQVAAALFDGWVGLQTREVFADWHAENPDLADAWQDAGTRLEDRVSELPRAVARGETDFADATELACAAIKHAIELPAPFAALDTDAYRDHGPEYAVRWAEKTFDSLAE
- a CDS encoding cupredoxin domain-containing protein; the protein is MRGRDTVPRRTVVGLVGSTAAAAAGCLGQRDESVDDAGEAELASDEDAGANETPSTDWESIDEIRLETDITVWTGAEPAGIAGESNPTLVLVAGREYAITWENTDGFRHNLELRDGDDAVVDGYATESAATEGATRTLTFEATPAMAAYVCEPHEPTMRGDLEIREA
- a CDS encoding DUF7090 family protein, which produces MEYTLEIDGTPETITGGTGILLLHPSTGETDRIDTDFLKTDTDHFLVISTRTTAREVRQKLEYYDVDEECAEILDTLSIERGYSRRKSDAVHYVAAPDDIDGIVNQIESFLADNDGKLRLSFDSVTELAYYAGDEAAIEAVERILDLLEEYDAVGLFHVSEEPHDPEIVDQFRSLFEGVIDLDEDGSIDADF
- a CDS encoding class I SAM-dependent methyltransferase; its protein translation is MSVREEFDAWATSGRDRGMEERHWHTAKHALARMPVEPGDTVLDLGCGSGYAGRALRDNKDAGRVYGLDGSPEMARNAASYTDDPEVGYLVGDFDSLPFADDSIDHIWSMEAFYYAADPHNTLREVARILRPGGTFYCAVNYYEENVHSHEWQENISVEMTRWDRGQYREAFREAGLHVAEQDNIPDREITIPSEAEFPTEDWNTRDDMVERYREYGTLLTVGVAP
- a CDS encoding DUF1684 domain-containing protein, producing the protein MSDSFDVDVDQWRDELESKRAEKDEFFAEHPQSPIPPDERDDFDGLDYFEPDPDYRVTATATVHDDPEVVRMDTTAGREMRYLRVATLEFDLARDDEDLADGTYELAAYRLENPNEEQLFIPFRDKTTGQQSYEGGRYMELAPDRDLETGDEIVLDFNLAYTPFCAYSETFDCPLPPEENWLEVAIAAGERFE